The stretch of DNA TGCTTAGAGCCATGTTGTTTTCTTGAGTTTTAATAAACATACAAGAAATTTCTTCTCATAAGTCTGGCATGTGATTTCTAGATCTTTTTTGTCTCTAAAGCCAAAATTTTTTCATCTTGTACCTGTTGTCACCTTGAGCACACCTTAGTTCCATTTAGTGATATTTCCTTACATCACTTACCATTTGTTTCCTACCAAACTTTCTTCATATTTAtgttatcttctttttcttccttcccaaaCCTTCACTGcaaatttttgaatgttttattctTTCATGAAAAATTCACACATATTTAAAGAATCTCTTTATATAATGTAGGGTAGATAACATGGAGAATTAAAAGGCATCACAAAGCTTCTATAGAGAAATTCTAATAATTAAAACCAAGTTATGACTACTCAGGTGTTCCCCCACCGAATAACTACACATTGTAGAGGCTGTCGAGCACAAGGCTCTTGTGCAACCAGAGACATCCACTTTAGGGAGAACAAGACTTAGAAACAGAACATGACTGATGCACGAGTCAGGCTTCAAAGAGTGTAGCTGGAGATCAATAAGGCGTTATTACTATAAAGATTTCTAATGTAAAATGTTTAGTGCAGAGAAATATCAAAAGGTTTTATGTATTATTGTTATATTTGCAGTTTCACAATCTTGATATTAACTACAAATGCTCATGTCAAAGGTAGGACTGTCCAGACAGTACTGGATGGCATATCTGAGATCTGGGCcttggggcgggccaggctgggccaggctacagcagctGTATAACACAGCCTCTCAGAACAACCCCTCAGAAAAACCTCTCAAAACAATCTCAACTCACGCCCCTGGAGCAGTCTTCCCCACAGTGGGGCCTCAAGCAACCACCTCCTCTAGACACTGATACGATGTGATAGCAAGGGGCAGTGCGCTACGCTGCCTCCTCCAGTGCTGGTGCAGGAGGGAAGAATGCAACTTTTATCTTACCCACTTTGCCTCAGCCCGACCCCTTCCTTCCTAATTAgaattggaggcccacatgggtctggAACCTCTTCACATGTATAACtagcattaaaatttttaaaaagaaagggccATCCAGTTGCACTAATGGAGAAATTATAGAACAAACTGTACATAGATGTTATGAACTGAAGTGCAAGGCTACTTTAGAGAGTTCATACAAAacttatattattaaaaaaactataatagatttaaaaaccttttcatcaaaagaaacttaccttttctattttcccataaacttttttttatatttttattaatattttgcattatgtgacagtttcataggctctgggaatccccccacccctctccctcccctcccataaACTTTTAAACATCTCTTTCTGTTATAATTGCAATTTAACAAAGCAAGTCTGACCAGTAATGAGTAATAGAGTTCTGGTGTTAAGAGATTACATGATTTctaatagaaattttaaattaagtgGGGATGCGAATTGTACAATAGATTTTATTTCAGGAATAAGTTTTGCATCTAACTCCTTTACTACTCTGGATTAATTTTCATCATGCCTGTGGTAAACTGTCAGAAATGAGATTCTAAAAACTATACTGAAGAGGCAGAACAAGATGGTAACTGAGTGAGATGTTCCACTGGTGGTCTGAACAGCTATCCCTGCACCAAGTCACCTAGACATGAGCTACAGAGCCTAGTAAGAGAACTGCCTGCCTGCCTAGGGTTACTGCAGTAACACTAAAAGATGCACTGAGGGATACAGGGCGGGAAGATGGCCTGCAACACCCTGCTCCCAGGTCCAAGcactcagcagagagagagaggcctcacCCTTACCTGGGAACGGGTTGGGCAGAGGGAACCAAGTCGAGACCTCAGACTTGAACCCCAGGGCCAAGTCTTTGCTCTTTCCTTAGTCAGGCAGCCAAGGAATCTCTTCCACTTGGGATTTTGCCCTGAAGTTCAATGCCAGCGCTGCTTGTGGTGTGACGGCTTAGGGCAACGCCCAAGGCCACTAgcaccagggccagggccagcctcTGGATCTGCTCTGGTGTCAGTGAGATGGAAGCCCTGGCGGGGAACTTGAAACATCACATGTCCCTACCAGCCCTGCCCAAGCCAGGCAAACACCAAGACTGCACAGGACCCGGGGTGGTAATGTGACTGCATTACTCTACATTAATGCATGaaaaactgaagccaggacctggaaggCCCTAATGGCTAGGAAACACTAATTTCTTGAACTGATCAGtttatcctgtgtgtgtgtgtgtgtgtgtgtgtgtgtgtgtgtgtcttgaaaCTGTACTGCATCTCATAAAAATGTAGAAACActgaatattaataaaaaatgtgtaaaagtACTGATACTTACCCACTGCTTTTTCTTGGTCTGAGAAATGAGTTGTTTGTGCTGTGTTGCTAGCTTCTTGATTTCTTCTACAAATTCTTCTTTACACTTTTCTTTTACTTGCTTACATTTTCTGTCCATTTCACCCTGCATGTTGGCTACTGCTTTATTTACAgcttgtcttttttcttcttccatttcagAACGTAGCTGGAATGTAGTTAAACCACCATATGTCAGTTCATAATTTACATGGACCATGTACACTGAATAGAAAGCTTTAAAAACACATAGTTTCCATTCAACTGATACTTCTTTACCATACATTTAATCCAAATGTATCAAAAAACAAAGATAATGAAAGTACCATTATGGATTAAAATGCTATAAAGGTAACAGTTTTATTACATTCTTAGTTTTAAAAACTTGCTACCTTGCTCATGCATAAGGAAAGCAGACAAGCCACTGCAGGAGAGACCCAGGTTCTAGAAGCTGGCACTACGGAGACAAGCTTTACCTTTTCTAGAGCTTCTCGGACAACTCGCTCAGTTTCTCGTTTGTGGTCAGATTTCATTCGGTCTTTAAAGTCATTGAAAATTTTGGTGTACTTGTCATGGCACATGCTCTGACAGATGCCATCACTGCTGGTCTGGGTGCTTCGATGCAGCATCCTTGGTGAAGAGGCACTTAACTTCTTGGTCTGAGTTGACACCGATACTTTTTCGATTGGCTGAGGCATTGTAGGAATTTCCTGGCTAGAACTTACAGCTTCAGTTTCAGGCTCTGGTTCCTTAAGGGTAGGAAATGTACTTAGATCCAGAACAAAGCAGTACAATTCACTAATTCAAGAACAGCAAATGAGGATATTTCTAACAGTTTATAGACAGtgtaattaaaaggtaaattattttggtgcacatttttgaaatccatataatatatatacataatatttatgtatatattgtatacatataatatttatacatataatataatatttatacatatttttcatttctttttgtagaCTCCTCGCAATAGGATGTTAATCAGTGATATGTTCATATATACTGCCATATAAAAAGTTTCTATTAAAAAGCATGTAATTAAGAAGCTAGATTTTATTGTGCCTAATTCATCTCTGTTTAAAACAAACCTCTCTCCaaaacatcaaataaaaaaaaacatgcaatttTAGCAGCTAACATAATCTTGAACAGAAATTTCATTAATAATTTCATCACATATTAAtataatagattttattttcaaaacagacTGAACAAAAAGTAATCATAGAGAATGTAAAATCATTAACTTAATTCACCTCCTTGGAATAGATTAATTAACAAATTTCCTAAAATCCTAAACCACTTCTCACTGAATATGTGTTTGGAATATTTCGAGGTTTACATGGTTTTAAGACAAGCACAGCTCACGTAACTTCCAATGGCTGAGCTCAGTCACAGTCTCCTCTGGTTTTCAAACACTGGCAGAACCAATTGGTTGAATAAATGCTTTGCCTTTAATAAtactatgaaaaatattaaagtgCCCAGGAAATGCAAAACATACCCTTCCCACTTAGCCAAACTTTGGTTGGTAGTTGTTAGTGAAGATGGAGACTTTGAGcatgtgtgtgccagttctaGAAGCAGTAGATAAGAACAGCAAAGTCAGAAGACTAGGTTCAAACTTGATGGATATTATTTGATTGATGACAACTAAATTTCACAAGTATCTACCAGAACCAATGGCCTTGATCATACTTTGAGAGTATTTCCTGTTTCAATTGCCACCTGAAAATTGCTAGGTGGGCAACTTACTTCCTTTTTGGGTTCCACACTTTGATTACGTCGTCCTTTCTTTGCTCTTGGTTCTTGGGTGACCTTCAGCTGTGGGCATTATAAAAGTAATATCATATTATTCCAGACACTAGGAAATATGTTTCGGCTGAAAATACCTACAGGGGACCCACAGGTGAGGAATGAGAAAGTTACTCCCTTTTCCATTACATCCTTCCATCCACTCAGTTATCACTTAATCTTACTTACTGATTCTGGTAACTGACGGTTTGAAAGAGCTAAAGTAACTGCAATAATGAGCAGAGGATTTACTCTCGTCACACTGGGAGGGTCAGGTTCAAGGTCAATGACCCCTGTCTCTATTGATTCGAATTGGTTTTGGCTTACTTGTGCAGATCATTCCGCAGTGTTTataggaaagggaaagaaagcgaTCAATCTGTTCATTCCAGTGAGGAGTGTACACTGAGACATTCACATTTACAAATGATAATTAGTGGGTAATTCCTAAATGAGACCCCGCTCACTTGCTCGTTGCTGGTGGAGGAGATGCTGGATTCTGCCTCCTCCTCGCCTCGGTCCTCGTTCTTAGATTTCCAAAATCTCCCTTCACGAAGGAAGcgctggtgcagctccagctcaTCACAGGCCTTTTTCCAGCCCATGCTGCGCTTCACATGCAGCCGATGAATGTTGACTGTGATGTCTTGAATGTTTTCAGAAGGAATCCAGGCTCTTAGGAAAAACATTCAAAGTGGTACAAAAAGTATTAAGAATACTCAGTGGACTCTCCCTGTTGTAAAGTATGATTTCTGGCATCTATAGTCTATGAAGACCATTAGTTATTGCttggaaaaaaaaccaaactgaCAGAGTTCGAAataagtgagattttttttcagtcatcAAAGTTCTCAGAATTGAAATAAATCATGAATACTTCCTAACCATTCACTTTTTCTTCAGTCAGTTCAGCTTGTTACAGTTGATTTACCTATATTTTCATAATTCCTGTTTGAAACAGTTAACTCTGGGAGAGGCTATCTGGCACAGAAGTTGAAATGCCAAGTGAGGTGGCTGCATTCCCACCTCAACGTGCCTGGgttctggctccatttctgaatTAACTGTTTACTCACACGcatgctgggaagcagcatgTAATGCCCTAAGTACACGAGTCCCtggcacccaagtgagagaccaggATTTAATGTCGGGTTCCTGGCTCCGTCaagccagacccagctgttgcatgCCTCTGGGACATGAGCCTGTGGATGAATCTTtccctgcttctttctctgtgcctttcaaattaaataacaaacaataaaaaaataaaaatataaaaaataaaaaagtccaTCTTATTGTTTTGAATTCTCTAAGCAAGCAGGACCTATCTATTTAACAAATCATTTGAAAATGGCCAAAAAATTTTATGACAAACACACAGGCATATAAAATGAAGGCATCTGAAAAATACTAAGTATTATAATAACTATCTAAGTAATTCATATTTACAGCAGGTGCCTATTCATTACGTCATTAGGACAAATAGAGAACACAATTTTAAGTTCCTCCGAAGTGTACATAAAACAGATGTaacactgaagaataaaaattaaaagtatgctTAGTTTCATTGGAAAGAACACTCAAATATCAAGAAATTTTCCTTGGAGACTAACCTTTTGACTGAATTTTAACTAGTATTCATCTATAATTTTGGATCAATTTAACAAACGTTTAATGTCAAATATCTATGATGAAAGGCACTACAAAGAATACAAATGCAAAATTGGGTCTACATGtacagaagtatgaaacaagacGCTTACTTCATACCTTATTCAAAAACCAACTCCTGGTGGACCAAGGATCTAAACCTACAGCTTGATACTGTTAAATTTGCAAAGGAAAACATTGGAGAAACTCTTACAAGACACTGGCAGAGgcaaagacttctttttttttttttattaattattttgcactatgtgacagtttcataggctctgggaatccccccacccctctccctcccctccccccggtggattcctccaccttgatgcagcattacagttcaaattcaatcaaggttctttccttgcaaacataaaccaagcatagaatccaaattgactgggatgatattctaccagctctaacttcggaccagaaatggtctccccaagaaactgttcaacccatctggacaaagACTTCTTGAAAGACTCCAGAGCATGCAGTaagaataaaatacacaaatgggattatatcaaattaagaagcttctatactgcaaaagaaaacatcaaaatgaaaaggtgagaatcaagatggtggaataggctAAGGACAcgttaaacagatggagaaacattagtcgGTGAggaagagagggcacattccagggaaTAGCACAGGGCAGACTGATAGCACAGGGGCACCTGGAGAATGATGGACACAGCAAAGCAGTGAAGACaacggtgtggtgctgcagtgacctgaTATGCCAGCGACATtgccagcggcattcagcaagtggtgatctccACTGGCGGCTTGAATTCCACCAGCAAACAGGTAGGAAgggaagttcaccaggaactcagcaggtgaacccataaaaagaactgcccatcttgctgGTAAGTTTGATTTgaccaataaaataacaataataaacaacccattgctaaaatgacaggaacaaattaccacctatttatgttaacgctgaatgtaaatggcttaaactcatcaatcaaatgtcatagattagtagactagattaaaaacacagaacccatctatttgttgcctacaggagatgcaTATCACCAAcatagatcagtggaaactatctcatggattttcacatttttagcttcatttcttcaaaacacactttttctcattaaattctttaatgactgatcatacagtagtatcattttcttcaagaaccaATATAGAAGTTCATCAactagatgaaaaaaatcaactagataaaaaaaatgtggtatatatgtttatatagcCATGGAATGGAACACTcctcaaaatggatgcaactggaaaccgttttgcttagtgaaataagccagtccccccaAAACTAATCTCCGACATGTAGTAGGTAATACAGAGTTTAAAAAACTGTGTAGGAACAATTTGGAAATCCtgtgatttgattattatttttagccCTGGTTGATAATCCTGTGGAACTGTGGTATTTTCCACTTCTTACTTCCtaaatattatggttagtggtacattaagtctgtgattatatAGTAGactaaaattacatatatttttaaaagtaaagaaaaaaatgaaggaatgaGGTAGAGTCAGGgttggaaagggagagaagagggaatgAGGGAAGCATGATTATCCTAGAATTTACctacaaaatacatgaaatctgtctcTTAAAAAGAATCCACTCCATCACTGTAATCAGTATTGTAGTTTCAAAAAGTATCACAAAATACACCTTCTGAtctataaaaaaatataaaaataaagcaaacacctCAGAACTTAAGCAAGTCTAATAAAAATTATAGTAAAATTTTGCTGTACTTGCATGTCTGCCAATTTTGAATGTTCTGAATATTTGCAGAGTAAGATATTTCCATGCTCTTATGGTAAATAACTTAAAATGTTCTACTTTTTTTGCTTATacgtttttttttgtttgatcaATGCCATCTGCATTGATCTATGTGCAGCAAAAGGAGATTCagcctttttaaaagatattgtcAGCTATTTTATTCCTCCCTGGCAGGTAAAATCATGTTAAATGCAATCACAACGAATCGTTGTCCTGACAATTTGCAAAGTGCTCAGAGTATATAAGAAGGatcattctattttatttgagtGTGTAAAAGGGACTAGTCCCAGAACATTATTTGTTTAAAACTTTTGTATCCACATTTTTGTATTGATATTATGGCTATcaaaagaatatttattaaataaaaatttctaagtAGTGGCTTCTTAGCAGTTTTTTTGGTATGTTTTATGGTGCTTACATAAGTAAAAATCCATGACTATAATGTTATAAAGGTCATTTTCAATCaaatacttatttatctatttttacatatttgagatGCAGAAACACAGAGATAACAAACAACTCTCACCctctaggtcactccccaaacacccttAGTAGTGAGCTGGGCTGAagtcaagaactcaatccaaatcttccacatgggtggccggGACCTAATTACCTGAATGATTACCACAGTATTCCAGGGTCTGCacgagcagaaagttggagtcaggagccacaccTGGGCACTGATCCAGCTAGATTCATGTGTGACACAGGCATTTTAATCAAGAGATTGGCTACCTGCCCTGAATCTTTCAATTTCAACATGAtaagaattgttttaaaaaagatttttttttttttttggaaaatcagatacatagagaggagagagaaagaccttctgtccactggttcactccccaagtagccacaatgactagagctgagccaatccaaaatcaggagccaggagtttcctctgggtctcccatatgggtacaaggtctcaaagttggcccatccttgactgctttcccaggccacaagcagagagctggatgggaagcacggccacgtggattagaaccggtacccataagggatcacggaacattcaagatgaggatttaagcTGCATGGATACTGCACAAGGCCCAAGAACTTTTAAAGTATATCCTAATAACTGACTTCAAATATCTTACTGAACATACTATGtgcaggaaaagcagaggaaaatgaggCCCACCTGTTTAAAACTGGTGATATCTTCCAGGAAATGAGCTTGAGTGGGCAAAGGAACTTGTGGAAATGTAATTTTGTGTTTAATATTCTCCTCGCGTGACACACTTATTTAAAGACTCAAGtatgttttcttcaaatattcttCAACAATACTTTCTGCACAGTATTCCTACTGACACTGAAACTACTATACTATCATTACAGTGTTTAAGGAACGGATGTTTCCTGAGGATGCTTCCACACCACTGCACTATGAACTCAGTCTTAGCACTATTATGTTCAATAGCAGCAGATACTGAAAAGATCCTGTTTAGTAAGCAGCATCTAAAGAACGACTTACAAACATCATTGTCTGCACTGCGCAGTTATCGCTGTGTTTTTCCTAGCTGAAATGAACTTCGTGTTCTCTCTGCACTTCCTGAGAAGCACAGCTATGATCACTGCTCACATGTTCGGGCATTACCTCTGGTGGTGATGGCCAAAGAAGCGAACATCAACTTGATTGTCCTCTTTTTGCATGACTTTGGCTGGCCAAAATCCAAAACCTTTCATTTTAGCCCAAACCAGCTCATGATTAGGTATCTGGAAATAAAATATCTTATGTTGTTATTAAGCATTAAATGCAAGTATACAATCAAAATTGAATTATACAGTGAAATATAATCCATTATCTTGAAAGTATTTGTTAACTTCTaagcaaacatttcttttttctgtgaacAGGGTTGCTttcaagaaaaacacaaaaaatatgaCTCTTGTTTCTCACAAAGAGGAGGAACTGGAACAAGGAGACAGCCTGCCAAGACAATGACCATGTGAGCAATGATGGCGACTAGAACATCCAACTCTGCTTCAACAGTGCGGTCTGGGAATTGCTTAGAACTGGTGGACCTTTAGGTCTACGATTTCAAAACTGTACATTTGAACAAGATCGTCAATGGACTGTAATGCACAGTAATGTCGCAGAAGGATGGCTCCTTGCTCGAGTCTGAAGCTAATGTCACTGGGACTGCCTGCCAAGAGCACTCACAAGTTCTCTACCAGTATTGTTACAATCACACCATTGTAGGTGGAAACTTATATAATCTATGGACATATACAAAGCCTGAGAGCTCATGTCaaaggataaaaagaaaagcaaaaattcaaTTTATTATCTGTTAAAGAATCCAATGTTTAGTCTTAAGTATctcatttaaaagtcagaaatgtACAATCACAGGATATCTCCCCCATTTCTGTTGCTTATCCTCACTAAAACTACATATCatctgaaataaaaaatgtttagcaTGGATCATAGTGTTTAAGAAGCTAGAAGTAACATCCTTAGAGCACTGCCAGGATAAAGTTAGGaattaaaaacagacaaaaaccgCAAAGTCTCACATACACAAGGATAGCAAAACCAATTGTCAGGACGTGCATTTGACAAATAGAAGCAGTTCTTGCAAAGCTGTAGTTCATCaagctgaaaaagaaatgaaacaataaaatacacATGTACATTAAACTATAAAGTTATTCATTTATATTAGTATTTTCACATTATCTTTACACATAGTTTTAACTTTCATTCCTCTGTGATCTCAGAATAGATTTTCAATAAATTATTTCTGAGGTTTAGCACAGTCTAATACTGCCTTGCTTTCATTTCATTGGCTAACACTCAGATTAAATGTTATTTTCACTAGAAGGTCTTCCTGGGGCAAGaatttggcctagtagttaggATATCTGTGTCCTACATTGGAGTGTGGGGGTTTAgtgcccagttctggctcctgactccaacttacCCTAAGGAGATGCATTCTCTTTTCCAGAGTTCCTC from Ochotona princeps isolate mOchPri1 chromosome 10, mOchPri1.hap1, whole genome shotgun sequence encodes:
- the ZMYND11 gene encoding zinc finger MYND domain-containing protein 11 isoform X5 is translated as MSRVHGMHPKETTRQLSLAVKDGLIVETLTVGCKGSKAGIEQEGYWLPGDEIAYSTQPFSRTATPNKDWETENHDWYCFECHLPGEVLICDLCFRVYHSKCLSDEFRLRDSSSHWQCPVCRSIKKKNTNKQEMGTYLRFIVSRMKERAIDLNKKGKDNKHPMYRRLVHSAVDVPTIQEKVNEGKYRSYEEFKADAQLLLHNTVIFYGADSEQADIARMLYKDTCHELDELQLCKNCFYLSNARPDNWFCYPCIPNHELVWAKMKGFGFWPAKVMQKEDNQVDVRFFGHHHQRAWIPSENIQDITVNIHRLHVKRSMGWKKACDELELHQRFLREGRFWKSKNEDRGEEEAESSISSTSNEQLKVTQEPRAKKGRRNQSVEPKKEEPEPETEAVSSSQEIPTMPQPIEKVSVSTQTKKLSASSPRMLHRSTQTSSDGICQSMCHDKYTKIFNDFKDRMKSDHKRETERVVREALEKLRSEMEEEKRQAVNKAVANMQGEMDRKCKQVKEKCKEEFVEEIKKLATQHKQLISQTKKKQWCYNCEEEAMYHCCWNTSYCSIKCQQEHWHAEHKRTCRRKR
- the ZMYND11 gene encoding zinc finger MYND domain-containing protein 11 isoform X4, which encodes MYMSRVHGMHPKETTRQLSLAVKDGLIVETLTVGCKGSKAGIEQEGYWLPGDEIAYSTQPFSRTATPNKDWETENHDWYCFECHLPGEVLICDLCFRVYHSKCLSDEFRLRDSSSHWQCPVCRSIKKKNTNKQEMGTYLRFIVSRMKERAIDLNKKGKDNKHPMYRRLVHSAVDVPTIQEKVNEGKYRSYEEFKADAQLLLHNTVIFYGADSEQADIARMLYKDTCHELDELQLCKNCFYLSNARPDNWFCYPCIPNHELVWAKMKGFGFWPAKVMQKEDNQVDVRFFGHHHQRAWIPSENIQDITVNIHRLHVKRSMGWKKACDELELHQRFLREGRFWKSKNEDRGEEEAESSISSTSNEQLKVTQEPRAKKGRRNQSVEPKKEEPEPETEAVSSSQEIPTMPQPIEKVSVSTQTKKLSASSPRMLHRSTQTSSDGICQSMCHDKYTKIFNDFKDRMKSDHKRETERVVREALEKLRSEMEEEKRQAVNKAVANMQGEMDRKCKQVKEKCKEEFVEEIKKLATQHKQLISQTKKKQWCYNCEEEAMYHCCWNTSYCSIKCQQEHWHAEHKRTCRRKR
- the ZMYND11 gene encoding zinc finger MYND domain-containing protein 11 isoform X3, with product MTFQQSLKKKKPKRSRYMSRVHGMHPKETTRQLSLAVKDGLIVETLTVGCKGSKAGIEQEGYWLPGDEIAYSTQPFSRTATPNKDWETENHDWYCFECHLPGEVLICDLCFRVYHSKCLSDEFRLRDSSSHWQCPVCRSIKKKNTNKQEMGTYLRFIVSRMKERAIDLNKKGKDNKHPMYRRLVHSAVDVPTIQEKVNEGKYRSYEEFKADAQLLLHNTVIFYGADSEQADIARMLYKDTCHELDELQLCKNCFYLSNARPDNWFCYPCIPNHELVWAKMKGFGFWPAKVMQKEDNQVDVRFFGHHHQRAWIPSENIQDITVNIHRLHVKRSMGWKKACDELELHQRFLREGRFWKSKNEDRGEEEAESSISSTSNEQLKVTQEPRAKKGRRNQSVEPKKEEPEPETEAVSSSQEIPTMPQPIEKVSVSTQTKKLSASSPRMLHRSTQTSSDGICQSMCHDKYTKIFNDFKDRMKSDHKRETERVVREALEKLRSEMEEEKRQAVNKAVANMQGEMDRKCKQVKEKCKEEFVEEIKKLATQHKQLISQTKKKQWCYNCEEEAMYHCCWNTSYCSIKCQQEHWHAEHKRTCRRKR
- the ZMYND11 gene encoding zinc finger MYND domain-containing protein 11 isoform X1, translated to MARLTKRRQADTKAIQHLWAAIEIIRNQKQIANIDRIAKYMSRVHGMHPKETTRQLSLAVKDGLIVETLTVGCKGSKAGIEQEGYWLPGDEIAYSTQPFSRTATPNKDWETENHDWYCFECHLPGEVLICDLCFRVYHSKCLSDEFRLRDSSSHWQCPVCRSIKKKNTNKQEMGTYLRFIVSRMKERAIDLNKKGKDNKHPMYRRLVHSAVDVPTIQEKVNEGKYRSYEEFKADAQLLLHNTVIFYGADSEQADIARMLYKDTCHELDELQLCKNCFYLSNARPDNWFCYPCIPNHELVWAKMKGFGFWPAKVMQKEDNQVDVRFFGHHHQRAWIPSENIQDITVNIHRLHVKRSMGWKKACDELELHQRFLREGRFWKSKNEDRGEEEAESSISSTSNEQLKVTQEPRAKKGRRNQSVEPKKEEPEPETEAVSSSQEIPTMPQPIEKVSVSTQTKKLSASSPRMLHRSTQTSSDGICQSMCHDKYTKIFNDFKDRMKSDHKRETERVVREALEKLRSEMEEEKRQAVNKAVANMQGEMDRKCKQVKEKCKEEFVEEIKKLATQHKQLISQTKKKQWCYNCEEEAMYHCCWNTSYCSIKCQQEHWHAEHKRTCRRKR
- the ZMYND11 gene encoding zinc finger MYND domain-containing protein 11 isoform X6; amino-acid sequence: MARLTKRRQADTKAIQHLWAAIEIIRNQKQIANIDRIAKYMSRVHGMHPKETTRQLSLAVKDGLIVETLTVGCKGSKAGIEQEGYWLPGDEISIKKKNTNKQEMGTYLRFIVSRMKERAIDLNKKGKDNKHPMYRRLVHSAVDVPTIQEKVNEGKYRSYEEFKADAQLLLHNTVIFYGADSEQADIARMLYKDTCHELDELQLCKNCFYLSNARPDNWFCYPCIPNHELVWAKMKGFGFWPAKVMQKEDNQVDVRFFGHHHQRAWIPSENIQDITVNIHRLHVKRSMGWKKACDELELHQRFLREGRFWKSKNEDRGEEEAESSISSTSNEQLKVTQEPRAKKGRRNQSVEPKKEEPEPETEAVSSSQEIPTMPQPIEKVSVSTQTKKLSASSPRMLHRSTQTSSDGICQSMCHDKYTKIFNDFKDRMKSDHKRETERVVREALEKLRSEMEEEKRQAVNKAVANMQGEMDRKCKQVKEKCKEEFVEEIKKLATQHKQLISQTKKKQWCYNCEEEAMYHCCWNTSYCSIKCQQEHWHAEHKRTCRRKR
- the ZMYND11 gene encoding zinc finger MYND domain-containing protein 11 isoform X2, coding for MARLTKRRQADTKAIQHLWAAIEIIRNQKQIANIDRIAKYMSRVHGMHPKETTRQLSLAVKDGLIVETLTVGCKGSKAGIEQEGYWLPGDEIDWETENHDWYCFECHLPGEVLICDLCFRVYHSKCLSDEFRLRDSSSHWQCPVCRSIKKKNTNKQEMGTYLRFIVSRMKERAIDLNKKGKDNKHPMYRRLVHSAVDVPTIQEKVNEGKYRSYEEFKADAQLLLHNTVIFYGADSEQADIARMLYKDTCHELDELQLCKNCFYLSNARPDNWFCYPCIPNHELVWAKMKGFGFWPAKVMQKEDNQVDVRFFGHHHQRAWIPSENIQDITVNIHRLHVKRSMGWKKACDELELHQRFLREGRFWKSKNEDRGEEEAESSISSTSNEQLKVTQEPRAKKGRRNQSVEPKKEEPEPETEAVSSSQEIPTMPQPIEKVSVSTQTKKLSASSPRMLHRSTQTSSDGICQSMCHDKYTKIFNDFKDRMKSDHKRETERVVREALEKLRSEMEEEKRQAVNKAVANMQGEMDRKCKQVKEKCKEEFVEEIKKLATQHKQLISQTKKKQWCYNCEEEAMYHCCWNTSYCSIKCQQEHWHAEHKRTCRRKR